One Pseudalkalibacillus hwajinpoensis genomic window, CGAACATCGGGATATCTTTATCATTCGCTACGCTGATAACCGACTCAAGTGCTGATACGACAGTATTGTCAGTTACAATGTAGATCACGTCCACCTTACCAACAAGTGCTTCTGCAGCCTGTTTCACTTCAGCTGAAGTAGAAACACTTTTCTCAACAGCCTTCATACCTGTACCTTCCATCGCTTCTTTTACAATGTCCACTTGCGCAACAGAATTTTGTTCACCAGCATTGTAAATGAGTCCTACATTTTTTGCGTCAAATTCACTTGCTATAAATTCAATTGTTTTCGGGATGGCTTCTGGATGTGTATCAGTCGTTCCCGTAATGTTCTCTCCCGGCTTATCAAAATCTTCAACAAGCTTTGCACCGACTGGATCAGTCACGGAGGTGAAAAGAATTGGAATATCTGAGGTCGCATTTAATGCAGATTGTGCACTTGGTGTTGAATTAGCAAAGATTAGGTCGACTTCATCTCCAACTAGATTTTGTGCAATCGTATTGCTATTGTTCATATCGTTCTGCGCATTTTGAACATCGTAGGAAATGTTCTCGCCTTCTTTAAATCCATTCTCTTCAAGCGCCATTTTAAATCCTTCATAAGCAGCATCTAGAGAAGGATGTTCAACAATTTGAGTCACGCCAATTGTATAAGACTCCTTATCCTCTGCTTCGCCACTACTAGAATCCGTGTTTGATGAGGAATTGTTCGTTCCGCAACCCGTAAGAGCCATCACACTAACTAGAGAAATACCTAACCATTTTTTCCAGGATCTCAAACGCCTGTCCTCCCCCTAATAAGTTTTCTAAACTTATTGTTGTTATATTCTTTATCCACTGAAAAGCCTTGACTAAACCGGGATATCGTATCGTTATGGTACACTTGCTATTCTAGCTTGTCAACGAGTATTCAAACAATTGGAATTATTTAATATATTTTAAAAATAACACTTGATATATGACTACTTCTTCATAGATATTTTCTCAAACTCTTCCAATTTATTTTTATAAATTAGTAATGCTCCTTCAACCATGTCTTCAAATAGTTTCTGGACAGAAGGAATAGATTTGACTATCCCACTTATTTGTCCTCCATTAATAAATCCATCTCCAAGTCGTCCTTCTACTGCTCCTATCCGATGTTTCTCTTCATCAGTCATCGCCGCAAAGTCTTCAGGCTTTACTCCACTTAATTCAGCTTTTAATAACTGATCTGCGTATTCAGTTCTCAAAACCCTTCTCACTTTTCCAACAGATCTCCCAACGATAACTGTTTCAGTATCGTTAGCTTCTAGAAGCTTTGTTAGATATCGCTCATGATATGGCGATTCTTCTGTCGCAATTAATCGTGTACCCATCTGTACTCCTTCTGCCCCAAGAGCTAAGGCTGCAGCAAACCCTCTAGCATCTCCAATTCCACCTGCTGCAATAACTGGTATTTGCACACTTGCGACGAGCTGAGGAATCAGGGTCATCGTAGTAATCTCAAGTGGAGAATTAATTCCAGCTGCTTCATACCCTTCTCCTACGATTAAATCTGCACCGGATTCTTCTGCTTTTTTCGCTTGTTTGACACTAGCTGTTACACAAATAACTTTTATACCGCACTCTTTAAGAAAGGGAACATAAGGTGCAGGATTTCCTGCGGAAAGAGAAACAATAGGAACAGCATGTTTTACTGCAAGTTCACACATCCCCTTTAAATCTGTTGTAACAGTAATTGGTATGTTGAGAGCAAATGGTTTAGCTGTTCGCTGTTTCATATCAAGAAGGAGGCTCTCCACTTCTTCAAGACTAAGCGTTCCAGTTCCAATCGTTCCTAGTCCTCCTGCTTCAGATACCGCCGATGCAAGAATCGGACTCGAAATATTCCCCATTCCCCCCTGTATAATTGGATAACGAATGGAAAATAGCTGACAGACTCTTTTCATTTATATCCCTCCTTTCATTCATATAACGATAATGATACGAAATAAAACATTCGTGTTATACTTATTAATAACATTCAAAGAAGATCAACATAATTCCTGCTTAATATGAAACTTCTATTTTGAAACAATGAAAAAATAGTTTGTAAGCTAAAAAAGAAGGGAGAGCAACTATGTTATTTTCGTATAATCGTATAGCACCTACTCTCGCTCCAAATGTTTTTGTCGCACCCGGCGCAAAAATCATCGGAGATGTCTCAATCGGAGAGGACTCTACAGTTTGGTTTAACGCTGTTTTAAGAGGTGATGAAGCACCGATTAGTATCGGGAAAGGATGCAACATTCAGGACAATTGCACCTGTCATCTATTTGAAGGGTATCCTCTCGTTCTTGAGGATGAGGTATCAGTTGGTCATAACGCCATTCTTCATGGTTGCACCATTCGAAAAGGTGCTTTAATCGGAATGGGCGCGATCATTCTTGATGGAGCTGATATAGGAGAAGGTTCTTTAATTGGGGCACATACACTCATTCCATCAGGTAAAAAAATCCCGCCAAACAGCATGGTGCTTGGCTCACCAGGTAAAGTAATTCGTGAATTGACAGATAAAGATAGAGAGCTGATCAAGCTAACCATTGAAACTTATAAAACAAAAGGGAAAGAATTTAAAGAGAGCTCGTTCGAAATAAAAGAATAGAAAAAAGAAGGAACTGGAGGTTAATCCTCCGTTCCTTCTTTTTATAGGCGATCCGTTAAGAGAGGATGCTGTAAGGCATCATAACCGTTATCTTTGTTTGTTAACTCATTTCCTTCTTTAAAGATTTCTTCAAAGAAGCGAGAAGCCGGCTGGGCAAGTGTTCTATAATAATCACTAAATAACGTAGCCGCATACTCGCCCGGCCACTCTTCAGGTAATAGTTCTGAGGGAAGTCCTGGATCAACGAAGAGAAATTTTCTATATTCATGAACTAGCTTTGCCCGTTCAACAAAGCACTCCCCATCACTCATCTTACCTTTTTCAATTTTACTTCGATCAATCACATAGCGCTCACTATACATTTGGATGAATTCACGATATTTCTTACTAATTTCGTTCAAATCCCAGCATTCCTCTACAAGAGCCATGCTCTCGTGCGGTCCTTTGTAATCGGCTATAAAGAAATGGATATAATCGCGAATATCATATTTCTCAATTAGCAAATTTACCTGTTCTTCAAGATGGTTGGGAGATAGCCATAAACTAGCAGAAGAACTTCCAAAGCCGCTCCACACTAGCTCTTTACGCAGCTCATCGCGAATATGACGTTTCTCTTCAGGAATGTTATAAAGCAACATTCGCCATCTTCCGTCCCACTCTGAAGGTTGAAGCTTAAATATTCTTCGCGCAGCCTCATCCATCCTTTTAACACCGCGATCTGTTAAGTAATAAAAACTTTTGTTACCTTCTTTCCTGGATTCCACCCAACCTTGTTTACTCATTCTTGAAATGGCCGCTCGAACAGATTGATCGTTATGACCAAACTCTTTCAAAAGACGAATCAGACTTCCGATCCAAATTTCATTTCCATAATGTCTGATATATTCTCCATACAGTGTAAAAATCATTGATCTTGTATTTAAACCTTCACTCATCATCATACCCCCGCTCGTCATAACTTCATTCCGTTATGAATACGTCGCCTAAATATGATGTTATACTACCAGAGCCATTGGTCCAAAGCAACTTTTACTTTCCTTTAAACACTGGTTTTCTTTTCTCTGCAAAAGCATCTAACGCTTCGAGACGATCCTCTGTTGGAATCGTTACTTCATATGCTTTAGATTCAATAGCCATACCAGTATGACGGTCTACATTCATACCTTCACGAACGGCAAATTTCGCCTGCTGTACCGCAACAGGAGCATTTTGACAGATCTCTCTCGCTAGCTCTTCACACTTACCTAGTAAATTCTCACGAGTCGTAACACCGTTTAAAATTCCGTAGTCGTATGCTTCTACAGATGATAGTTTGCGAGCAGTTAAAACTAATTCCATCGCTTTCGCTGTTCCAATCAAACGAGGTAAACGTTGCGTTCCTCCCGCACCAGGTATGATGCCAAGGCTCGTTTCAGTTAAGCCCATTTTTGTTCCTTCGACGGCAAATCGAAAATCACATGCAAGAGCGAGCTCAAACCCTCCCCCAAAAGCAAAACCATTCAGCGCAGCGATCGTTGGCTGGGGAAGCGATTCAACAGAGGAGAAAACCTCACGAATCTTCTTCACATTTCGCCGCACCTCACTCTCAGAAAGTGTCCGCCTTTCTTTTAAGTCCGCCCCTGCACTGAAAGCCCTTTCACCAGCTCCCATAAAAATAACGGCACGTACCTCTCGATCCGAGTAAATATCATCAACAATGCCTTGAAGAACTGAGAGTGTTTCATAATTAAAGCAGTTTAATACATCTGGACGATTTAACATTACGTATGCCACATGGTTTTTCATTTCATATGTAACGACAGCCATTAAAAAAACCTCCTCTATGTTTGTAAGCATAGGAAAGAGCCGGGGGAGCTGATTGCGCAATCAACCACCACGGCTACTTTCACTCTATAGCATCTATTCTTGATTTACCCCCATTTCCCTGCTTTTTTCTCTCATAACTTAACTGCCGTGAAAAACTGGTTTACGTTTCTCGGTAAAAGCTTGAATGCCTTCAAGATGATCGTTCGTTTTTCCGGCTTCTCCTTGAGTCACAGCTTCCATCTCAAGTACTTCATCAAGATTACTTTCCCAACTTCTTTGAAAGTTTTGCTTAATGTGCTGCACCGCTTTAGGAGGAAGACTAGCTAAGCGATTGGCAAACTGATTCATTCCTTGCTCCCAATACTCATTTGAGAACATGTCTGTCACAAGACCAAGCTCTTTGGCATCTGCAGCACTTACTTTCTCTCCAAGCATAGCAAGCTCCAGTGCTTTCGCATGACCAAGTAAGCGCGGTAGAAAGTAAGTGCTCCCAGAATCAGGAACAAGCCCAACATGAACAAAAGCCTCAATAAAGCTTGCACGCTCATGAGCTAACCGAAAATCACACGCTAGAGCAAGACTCATTCCAGCACCCGCCGCTACTCCATTCACAGCAGCGATCACCGGCTTACTTGATGACGTTATTTCTTTCACCATTGGGTTATAAGTAGATCTGAGCATTTCCGCATGATCCACACCTTCTTCAACGCTACCTAAATCTTGACCAGAACAGAAAGCTCTTCCATTACCTGTAATAACAATGCAGCGAACCTCTTGATCGTTTGTTGCTTGATTGACCGCTTTCGCTACTTCTTTGTTCATCAAAGATGTAAACGCATTCAATTTATTTGGTCGATTTAGACGAATCCAACTTACACGATCTTTCACTTCATACTCAATCGTTTCGAACATTTTATTAACACCGCCTCTTCTACTTTGTATCTGCTGTCTCTCCAACTTCTTCGCCAACCATTAGTGTGACAAGATCTCCCGCAAACCCCATCAAATCTTTCCCTGAGGCTTTTCCTTCTTGCGACTTCATACCAGCTTTCATCGCTTCGTGATCTTCATAATACATTTCACACATAAGATAGTAGTCACTTTTCCCCATTGGTGAACCAACTATTTTAGTTACTTCCATTTTTTTAAGACCGGGAATTTTTGATGTAATCGGAGCATGTGTATTAAAGTAGTGTTCATCGAACTTTTGAGCATTTTCCGGTTGTTTGTACAATGCGATTAATTTGACCATTCTTCATCAACCTCTCTCATTTTAATTAAATCGATACAGGCTTCATCGCTTCAAATGGATTCTTACACGACCTGCAATACAATATACTTCGACAAGCAGCTGGCCCAAAAATATTGTCCATCGTTGTATAAACTGATTCACAATAAGGACAGGGTACTCTCCATTCCTTCCCATCGTGTTCTTCCGGGGGAGCAATGCCAAACTTTTTCAACGCTTCTCTTCCTTTTGTAGAAACAAGGTCCGTTGTCCAGATCGGATACCGAATGAAAGTGACAGTTACAAAATCCACTTCAGGAATACTTTCTACAGCCAACTCAATATTCCTTTTGATCATATCTAGGGCAGGGCAGCCAGAGAATGTCGGCATAGCTTCAATTGTCACTCGGTGATTGGAGGTGTGAACTTCGTGTATTATCCCAAGATCGACAACGCTTACAACTGGAATTTCAGGATCCTTTACAGTTTCAAGAACCTCCATGACTCTTTCTTTAAGAAACATTCTATGTTGTCCCCCCTCCTTACCACTCAGCTGCTGGCACAGATTGATAGACTTCTGAAAGAGTAACCAATGCTGTCATTAAATGCGTTGTATGAATCCCGTTTCGTCCATCTCCTTGCTTCATGCCCATTGAAAAAGTAGACTCTTTTTTATTTAAGTATTCGATAAAACGTTGCTTAAGAATTTCCTCGCCTTCAATAAGCGAGAGGTGCACCATTTGATCTCCTAAACGACCGTATGAAAAAACGCCACCTAGATCTTCAAGCACGGTGCTGATCGCCTTCTCCATTCTGTTCCTCGCTTCAGAAGTACTATTCATTAGCTGTCCATACCACACTTCCCAGTGCATCATATGGTAGCTCATTTCAATAGAGATTTTTTGAACAATGTGTTGAAGAGGCTCATAGGATTCTTGTTTTATAGAATCAAGCCGGATTTTTTTTGCGAGAGTATAAAAGTAATTTCGGACAACAGTAAAAGCCCAATCATACGAAGGGTTTTCTAAATAGGTCCCCGTTCCATTCGGTAACTCCACAAGCACTGAATTACGAAAATGCTCACTTGATCGTTGATGTGTTAAAACATCAGCCTCGCCTTCACCAAGTTCTTCTAACAATGAATAATAAAGCGCTGCATGCCCCATTAAATCCTGGCTAATCGATGCAAACGCCACATCTTCTTCGATATGAGGAGCGAGGCCGAGCCATTCTGAACCTCGATAAGCTAGAATAAAGTCATCATCTGCTAATTGATAGATTAGTTCAATTAAGCATTGTTGATATTCCTCAGATTTCATTACCCCTCGCCTCCTCCCATAATGTCTTTTTCAGTGAGCTGTTCTTGCTCATACTGACGCCACTTTTTCCTTAAATAGCCGTATCCCTTAGTCTCACGATAATTCTTCTCCAGATGCTTCATTGCCTCTCGTTCCTCTTGACTCATCCGTTTAATATGATCACGTTTCACTACCCAAATATCAGCTACCTGCTCTCTCCGAAAAAAATTTTCTTTCGCCATAATAAAGGCGAGTTCACGATTAGGTGCAAGAAGACTAAACTGATGCTGTAGTGATGCGGTATCCGTCTTCTTACTAAAAACCTCATAAACTTCATAAAACTGATTATTTTCTTCACTCACACCCTATCACCTCACTAAATTCGTTTTTACGCTTGAACCGAGTGCATCTCTTACCCAGCTATTCATCTCATATGAACGAACGCGAAGTGCTAATCGCTCTTTCGATTTAGGTCCATTTCCAGTAACAATTTGCTTAAATTCTTGCCAATCCGGCTGCTGATACGTCCATTCAGCAGTTGCTTCATCAAACGTTAACGTCTCATCTGGTATGGTTAATCCCAACGCCCAAACTCTTGGAACATACTTCGTAAGAAACTCCTGTCTCAGCTGTTCATTTGTTTTCGTTCGAAGCTTATAGCGCATATTCTTATCCTGATTCGTATGACCAGTATCCGCTTTTGATTTCGGTCCAAAAAACATAAGAAGAGATGGCCACCAATTATTAATAGAATTTTGTAACAAGGCACGCTGTTCTTTAGTTCCTTCCGCTAGAGCCATAATAATGCTTTCCCCATGCTGAGCATGAAACACCTCTTCCGCACAGATGCGTTTCAAAGCACGGCCATACGGTCCATAAGAAGTTCCTAACATCATCGTTTGCGAAATAATTGCCGCACCATCTACTAACCAAGCAATCACTCCGGCATCTCCCCAAGTCGGCGCCTCCATATGAAAAACATTATGAAATTTCAACCTTCCAGAAAAAAGATCCTGCATAATGTCATCGCGTCCTTTTCCTAGTGGTTCCATTAAATCCTCAGCTACACGGAGCAGTAGCTGTCCATGCCCCATTTCGTCCTGTACTTTCGCCATGATCGCAAGTTTCCTATAAAGGGTAGGGGCTTTAGGAACCCATTCTTTCTCTGGCAACGCCCCCATAATTTCACTAATTCCATGCATTGAAATTAACCTAATCAAGGCTTCTCGATAATCATCTGGCATCCAATCATCCGCTTCAATCTTTTCTCCATTATCAATACGATCCATAAACTGATCCATTTGAGCTTCCGAAGTTATCACTATTCCACACACCACCTATATAACGTTTATTTAACGTCATTATATTTTATTGTCATATAAATATCAATTGTTTTCTGATTATTCATAATAAAAAGCTGATCCCAATAGGATCAGCTTTTTTGTTTAGACGTTCATTTGTTTTCTAAGGGCTTTTCTCAGAATTTTCCCAGTCGTATTTTTCGGAAGTTCTTCAATGAATTCGATTGTCGTGGGACACTTATATTTCGCTAAATGTTCTTTGCAAAAGCTCATAACTTCTTCTTCTGAAATCTTTTGCTTCGTTACAACAAAAGCCTGCACAGCTTCCCCAAAATTCGGATCAGGTATCCCGACAACTGCAGCCTCTACAATTTCTGGGTGCTTGTAAAGAACCTCCTCTACTTCTCTTGGATAAACGTTGTAACCTCCGACGATTACCATATCTTTTTTGCGATCCACTATATAGAAGTATCCCTCTTCATCCATTCTTGCTAAATCGCCTGTAAATAGCCACCCTTCTTTAAGGGTAACGGCTGTATCCTCCGGCATCTTATAATACCCCTTCATCACATTAGGCCCCTTAACTGCCAGTTCACCAATCATCCCTACCGAAAGCTCTTGCCCAAGTTCATCAACTACTTTGTTTTCGACATTAGTAATGTTACGACCAATTGAACCAGCTTTCCTAGGTCGGTCTAATGGATTGAAGCACGTAACGGGAGCCGCTTCTGATAACCCATATCCCTCAGAAATGCGGACATTAAACTTTTCTTCAAAACGGTGAAGAAGGGCGACAGGCAAGGAAGACCCTCCAGAAATACAAATACGCATATGTTGAAAATATTCAGCACGGCCTTCAGGATATTGATAGAGGAAATTATACATTGTTGGTACACCAGCGAAAATTGTTGCTTTGTATTTCTCAGCAACACGAAAAACTTCTTGAGGACTGAACTTAGGGAGGATGACAATGGTTCCGCCTGATATAAGCGGTGCATTCATTGAAACAGTCATGCAGAATACATGAAACATCGGAAGGGCTGTAATCACCACATCCTGAGAGGAGATTTGGAGATATGATCCTGTATCTGAAGCATTGCTAAATATATTCCTATGGGTAAGCATAGCACCTTTTGGTTTTCCGGTAGTACCGGATGTATAAAGAATAACAGCAAGATCATCTTCATTAATGGTTATTTCCGGTAGTGACTTATCGTGATCTTTAAGCATATTTGTAAACGTTTTCAATTTAATGTTTGAAATCATTCTACTTTCTGTTCCCTCTCCTGTATAAACAACAAGACCTACACCAGAAAGTTGATCGGCCATTTTTTCAACGAGAGGTAGTGCCTGCTCTAACGTCACGATTGCTTTCACATCTCCATTATGAAGGAGATAGCCGATTTCATCAGGGGTATAGATAGGATTGATTGGAATGATGACTGCACCCGCTCTTAATGCACCGTAATAACTAATTAGAAATTCCGGCGAGTTTCCTAAAATAAGGGCAACATGATCGTCTTTCTTTACTCCTTCTGCCGATAAATTGGCAGCAAACATAGAAACCTTATGCTCAAACTCTTTGTAAGATACAGCATTATCTTGATAAATGTATGCCTGTTTCTCAGGATAAGTGGCAGCTGTCTCTTTTAATTGCTGAGATAAATTCATTCGCTCTCCTCCTATGTGAATGAGTAATCATTCATTTTTAATTTTCTAAATATATTATATTGGAAGAAAATTTCAGTAGCAAGGGGAACAGAGCAAAGTTCATAATTTTAATCAAAACAGCAAAAGTATTTTTTTGGGAAGATCGTAATAAAACCAATACTCCCATGTTTTAGTAAGCTAGTTAGAAAGCCAATCTCACAAGAAATAAAAAAATTAAGAAGCTGGTCTCCCAGCTTCTTTCATTTAATAAAGAAGATCGATAAACTCTTCTTTTGTTATTTTCCCAAAATAATGAGAAACATCTAAATTTTGAAGCGCTTCTTCCAATGAACCAGGTTCATAGCGAACACCAACTAATTTGTTTTCAAGTTCTTTTACATCGCCAACACCAAAGAAATCTCCAAAAATGGTAGCCTGTTCGATGTATCCTTTTTTAACTTCAAGTCGAACATCAATCGAACCAATCGGAAAGCGTTTGGAATGCTGAACATTAAACTTCGGTGAACGACCATAATTCCAGTCCCAATTTTTATAGCGCTCTTCAGCAATTTTGTGAATCGCCTCCCAATCCTTTTCCTTCAGATTATAAGAGGGGATCTCCTCTTTCTCTTCGAAAATATAATGAAGTAGCGTTTGTTTAAACTCTTCTCGCGTCATCTCCCGATCCATATGCTCACTAATATTCGTAACACGACTTCGAATCGATTTAATCCCTTTCGACTCGATTTTTTCTTTGTTAACTTTAAGTGCTTTTACGACATTCTCTAAGTTGACATTAAACATGAGCGTACCATGACTATACATTCTACCTTTTGTCGAAAACTGAGCATTACCTGAAATTTTCTTGCCATTCACGAGCAAATCATTTCGTCCACTTAGCTCTGCGTCGACACCAAGCTTACCAAGAGCCTTCACAACCGGATCCGTAAACTTCTTATAGTTATGAAAGCTGTTTCCATCATCCTTTGTAATAATACTAAAGCTTAAATTACCTTGATCGTTATAGACGGCCCCACCACCAGAAAGACGACGGATCACATCCACGTTATTTTCGCGTATATAACTC contains:
- a CDS encoding gamma carbonic anhydrase family protein, translating into MLFSYNRIAPTLAPNVFVAPGAKIIGDVSIGEDSTVWFNAVLRGDEAPISIGKGCNIQDNCTCHLFEGYPLVLEDEVSVGHNAILHGCTIRKGALIGMGAIILDGADIGEGSLIGAHTLIPSGKKIPPNSMVLGSPGKVIRELTDKDRELIKLTIETYKTKGKEFKESSFEIKE
- a CDS encoding lipoate--protein ligase translates to MLYIDNENIMDAGLNLAIEEYILKELDPEETYLLFYSMNPTVIVGKNQNTIEQIDTSYIRENNVDVIRRLSGGGAVYNDQGNLSFSIITKDDGNSFHNYKKFTDPVVKALGKLGVDAELSGRNDLLVNGKKISGNAQFSTKGRMYSHGTLMFNVNLENVVKALKVNKEKIESKGIKSIRSRVTNISEHMDREMTREEFKQTLLHYIFEEKEEIPSYNLKEKDWEAIHKIAEERYKNWDWNYGRSPKFNVQHSKRFPIGSIDVRLEVKKGYIEQATIFGDFFGVGDVKELENKLVGVRYEPGSLEEALQNLDVSHYFGKITKEEFIDLLY
- the paaD gene encoding 1,2-phenylacetyl-CoA epoxidase subunit PaaD, whose protein sequence is MFLKERVMEVLETVKDPEIPVVSVVDLGIIHEVHTSNHRVTIEAMPTFSGCPALDMIKRNIELAVESIPEVDFVTVTFIRYPIWTTDLVSTKGREALKKFGIAPPEEHDGKEWRVPCPYCESVYTTMDNIFGPAACRSILYCRSCKNPFEAMKPVSI
- a CDS encoding NAD(P)H-dependent flavin oxidoreductase: MKRVCQLFSIRYPIIQGGMGNISSPILASAVSEAGGLGTIGTGTLSLEEVESLLLDMKQRTAKPFALNIPITVTTDLKGMCELAVKHAVPIVSLSAGNPAPYVPFLKECGIKVICVTASVKQAKKAEESGADLIVGEGYEAAGINSPLEITTMTLIPQLVASVQIPVIAAGGIGDARGFAAALALGAEGVQMGTRLIATEESPYHERYLTKLLEANDTETVIVGRSVGKVRRVLRTEYADQLLKAELSGVKPEDFAAMTDEEKHRIGAVEGRLGDGFINGGQISGIVKSIPSVQKLFEDMVEGALLIYKNKLEEFEKISMKK
- a CDS encoding ABC transporter substrate-binding protein, with the translated sequence MALTGCGTNNSSSNTDSSSGEAEDKESYTIGVTQIVEHPSLDAAYEGFKMALEENGFKEGENISYDVQNAQNDMNNSNTIAQNLVGDEVDLIFANSTPSAQSALNATSDIPILFTSVTDPVGAKLVEDFDKPGENITGTTDTHPEAIPKTIEFIASEFDAKNVGLIYNAGEQNSVAQVDIVKEAMEGTGMKAVEKSVSTSAEVKQAAEALVGKVDVIYIVTDNTVVSALESVISVANDKDIPMFAGEFDSVSRGAFAAYGFEYKDIGYEAGLMAAKILKGEETTADIPVQYPQNLKLKMNQTAAEEMGIEVKTEWEEMGEYIE
- the paaA gene encoding 1,2-phenylacetyl-CoA epoxidase subunit PaaA, which produces MDQFMDRIDNGEKIEADDWMPDDYREALIRLISMHGISEIMGALPEKEWVPKAPTLYRKLAIMAKVQDEMGHGQLLLRVAEDLMEPLGKGRDDIMQDLFSGRLKFHNVFHMEAPTWGDAGVIAWLVDGAAIISQTMMLGTSYGPYGRALKRICAEEVFHAQHGESIIMALAEGTKEQRALLQNSINNWWPSLLMFFGPKSKADTGHTNQDKNMRYKLRTKTNEQLRQEFLTKYVPRVWALGLTIPDETLTFDEATAEWTYQQPDWQEFKQIVTGNGPKSKERLALRVRSYEMNSWVRDALGSSVKTNLVR
- a CDS encoding enoyl-CoA hydratase/isomerase family protein, with product MFETIEYEVKDRVSWIRLNRPNKLNAFTSLMNKEVAKAVNQATNDQEVRCIVITGNGRAFCSGQDLGSVEEGVDHAEMLRSTYNPMVKEITSSSKPVIAAVNGVAAGAGMSLALACDFRLAHERASFIEAFVHVGLVPDSGSTYFLPRLLGHAKALELAMLGEKVSAADAKELGLVTDMFSNEYWEQGMNQFANRLASLPPKAVQHIKQNFQRSWESNLDEVLEMEAVTQGEAGKTNDHLEGIQAFTEKRKPVFHGS
- the paaB gene encoding 1,2-phenylacetyl-CoA epoxidase subunit PaaB, whose translation is MSEENNQFYEVYEVFSKKTDTASLQHQFSLLAPNRELAFIMAKENFFRREQVADIWVVKRDHIKRMSQEEREAMKHLEKNYRETKGYGYLRKKWRQYEQEQLTEKDIMGGGEG
- a CDS encoding fatty acid--CoA ligase family protein, whose protein sequence is MNLSQQLKETAATYPEKQAYIYQDNAVSYKEFEHKVSMFAANLSAEGVKKDDHVALILGNSPEFLISYYGALRAGAVIIPINPIYTPDEIGYLLHNGDVKAIVTLEQALPLVEKMADQLSGVGLVVYTGEGTESRMISNIKLKTFTNMLKDHDKSLPEITINEDDLAVILYTSGTTGKPKGAMLTHRNIFSNASDTGSYLQISSQDVVITALPMFHVFCMTVSMNAPLISGGTIVILPKFSPQEVFRVAEKYKATIFAGVPTMYNFLYQYPEGRAEYFQHMRICISGGSSLPVALLHRFEEKFNVRISEGYGLSEAAPVTCFNPLDRPRKAGSIGRNITNVENKVVDELGQELSVGMIGELAVKGPNVMKGYYKMPEDTAVTLKEGWLFTGDLARMDEEGYFYIVDRKKDMVIVGGYNVYPREVEEVLYKHPEIVEAAVVGIPDPNFGEAVQAFVVTKQKISEEEVMSFCKEHLAKYKCPTTIEFIEELPKNTTGKILRKALRKQMNV
- the paaX gene encoding phenylacetic acid degradation operon negative regulatory protein PaaX, whose amino-acid sequence is MSEGLNTRSMIFTLYGEYIRHYGNEIWIGSLIRLLKEFGHNDQSVRAAISRMSKQGWVESRKEGNKSFYYLTDRGVKRMDEAARRIFKLQPSEWDGRWRMLLYNIPEEKRHIRDELRKELVWSGFGSSSASLWLSPNHLEEQVNLLIEKYDIRDYIHFFIADYKGPHESMALVEECWDLNEISKKYREFIQMYSERYVIDRSKIEKGKMSDGECFVERAKLVHEYRKFLFVDPGLPSELLPEEWPGEYAATLFSDYYRTLAQPASRFFEEIFKEGNELTNKDNGYDALQHPLLTDRL
- a CDS encoding EthD family reductase, which produces MVKLIALYKQPENAQKFDEHYFNTHAPITSKIPGLKKMEVTKIVGSPMGKSDYYLMCEMYYEDHEAMKAGMKSQEGKASGKDLMGFAGDLVTLMVGEEVGETADTK
- a CDS encoding enoyl-CoA hydratase-related protein gives rise to the protein MAVVTYEMKNHVAYVMLNRPDVLNCFNYETLSVLQGIVDDIYSDREVRAVIFMGAGERAFSAGADLKERRTLSESEVRRNVKKIREVFSSVESLPQPTIAALNGFAFGGGFELALACDFRFAVEGTKMGLTETSLGIIPGAGGTQRLPRLIGTAKAMELVLTARKLSSVEAYDYGILNGVTTRENLLGKCEELAREICQNAPVAVQQAKFAVREGMNVDRHTGMAIESKAYEVTIPTEDRLEALDAFAEKRKPVFKGK
- the paaC gene encoding 1,2-phenylacetyl-CoA epoxidase subunit PaaC: MKSEEYQQCLIELIYQLADDDFILAYRGSEWLGLAPHIEEDVAFASISQDLMGHAALYYSLLEELGEGEADVLTHQRSSEHFRNSVLVELPNGTGTYLENPSYDWAFTVVRNYFYTLAKKIRLDSIKQESYEPLQHIVQKISIEMSYHMMHWEVWYGQLMNSTSEARNRMEKAISTVLEDLGGVFSYGRLGDQMVHLSLIEGEEILKQRFIEYLNKKESTFSMGMKQGDGRNGIHTTHLMTALVTLSEVYQSVPAAEW